Below is a genomic region from Actinoallomurus bryophytorum.
TGCGCGCCGCACGGCGGATGATCGCGCAGGGCCGGCCGCTGAGCGACATCGCCGCCCGTACCGGCTTCGCCGACCAGGCGCATCTCACGCGCTGGTTCGGCCGCTACTACGGGATCACGCCGGGCGGCTACCGGCTCGCGGTGAGCGGCTGACGACGCTCTCCCGTCTCGACACGCCCCCTGACCAGCTCGAATAGCGATGAACCCGCCCTCTGTCTTCGCTACCGTCGCGGATGGGGCCTCCGCAATCGCGCGGGGGAGCGAAAGGAGCCCTCGTGCGCGTCGTGGTCATCGGAGCCGGGATCGTGGGGGCCGCGGTGGCGGCCGGGCTGACCCGCCGCGGCGCGCGGGTCACCGTACTGGAAGAGCGTTTCCCCGGTGCCGGCACCACCGGCGCGTCGTTCGGGCGGGTCAACGCGAACCACGCCGACTCAGACTCGTACTTCACGCTGACCCACGCCGCGGTGCACGCCCATCACGCGCTGGGCAGCGACGCGTTCCGTCCCACCGGCCACCTGGAGTGGGCGACCGGCGAGTCGGTCCTGGCCGAGCTGAACCGCCGGGTGGAACGTCTGCGCGGACGCGACTACGCGGTCGAGCGGATCACCGCCGAGCGTGCCATCGAACTGGAGCCCGGACTCGCCCCACGTCCGGAGGGCACCGAGTACGTGCTGTTCTCGGAGGAGGCACACGTCTTCCCGGCCCGGCTGCTGGGCCGCCTCCTGGCCGAGGCAAGGGCGGGTGGCGCGGAGGTCGAGACCGGGGTGGGCGTACGCGAGGTGAGGTCGGGCGCGGTGGGCGCGAGCGTGGTCCTCGCGGACGGCAGCGTCCGTACGACGGATGTCGTGGTCAGCTGCGCCGGCCACTGGACCGGCCTGCTGCTGGACGTCCCGATGCTCGATCCTTGGGTGCCGGGCGCGGACACCAACGGGTTCCTGGCCACCACGACGTCACTGCCCACGCCCCTGTCGCGCGTCCTGTCCACCGACCGCCTGAACGTCCGCCCGGACGGCGGCGGCCGGCTGCTCCTGCGGGCACCCGACCTGGACGCCTTCGCCGACCCGGCGCTGCCGGCCGCACACCGGATCGGCGCCGAACTGCTGGCACGCCTGCCGGAGGTTCTGACGGGCACGGAGGGCGCGCACATCGAGCGGGTACGGGTGGCCCAGCACGCCGCCCCGGCCCGCGGCCGCACGATGGCCGGCTTCGTGGACGACGCCGAGAACGTCTACGCGGTCGTCACACGCGACGGCGTCACACTGGCCCCGCTGCTGGCGGACCTGGTCGCGGGCGAGGTGTACGGCACGGAGTCCGCCCTGCTCGGCCCGTTCCGCCCCGGCGGTGACGTCCTCGCCTTCCCCATGGGGATCACCGGAGAGGGATGAGGAGCCGGGCACGCCGAGACAACTACGACGACCTTGTCACCGTCGGCGTCGCTGACCCGGGCGATGGTCGCGACGAGAAGCGGTGTCCAGGCCACCACGGGTGCCGGGATTTCGCGATCCGGTCGTTGGCGAACGAGTTCCTGGGCGGAATGAGCTTCGTGGGGTGACCGCCCATCGAAGAGATCCGGGAATTGACGCCGAACGCGACCGGCGATCAGGTGAAAGCTCCAGGTGCCCTTGAGTACCGTCAGTGGTGCACCGATCGCGGCAAGCAGTGCCTGCCAACTCCCGATCTCCGTCCGGAGCCGCGCGTAAGTCACCGTGAGCGCTACCAGCAGGGCCAGCCCTTCGCACCATGGCCTGAGGCGGTGCACCTGGCGCCGCGCGAACACCAGCGTCCTGTCCCATAAAGGGCGTCGGATACCGCAGGACATAGCGTCACTCCGTTCGTTGATGGGAGCGAGCCCGCCGGCTGGGCCGTGACTGAATCAAGTTATATCTTCGCTATGGCCATTCCAGCAACCTTTTAGCAAATTCTCATTCATAAGAGTCATTGAGCGCAAAGAATACAATTTGAATCGCGAATCGAACTTGCGATCGTTGCCGTGCAAGTATCTCTTCTACTCTCGCCGATCGTGGCTCATAATAAGTTCGTATCACCAGCCACACGGGAGGCAGCCGGCATGAGCGCTCGGAGCGGCCGAAGTGTCCGCCAGCGCAGGGCCGCCGCCGAACTCAAGAGACTGCGCGAGCTCGCGCTTCTCACCGGCGACGAGGTCGCCCAGCGGCTCGGCTGGTCAGCGAGCAAGGTCTCCCGGGTCGAGAACGCCCGCATCCGGCTCAGGACGGACGACGTGAGGCTACTACTGAGCCTCTATGAGGTGACCGACGAACAGCGCGGCATGCTCATCTCCCTCATCGAAGGGGATGGGAACAAGCGATGGTGGGATGCCTACACGGACATCCTCTCGTCCGATCTCCTGACCTTGATCAGCTTCGAGGCGGAGGCATCGTCCGAACTGAACTACGAGCCCATGGTGATGCCGGGACTGCTCCAGACTGAGGCTTACGCCCGCCAAGTCATCTACATGTGGCAGTCGATCACGACCATCCCTCCACCTGAACTCGAGCGGCGACTCGAGGTGCGTCTAACGCGCCAGCGGGTCATCTCATCCGGTGATCCGTTGAAGCTGTCCGCCATCATCGACGAAGCGGTGCTCAGGCGGCAGATCGCCGAGCCTTCGGTGATGCAGGAGCAGCTACATCACCTCATGGACGCCTCAGAACTACCCAACGTCGAACTCCGGATACTGCCACTGTCCGGACTACATGCCACCGCAGCCGGACCGATAATTTCGTTAGGCATCCCGGACTTTGGCGACGTCGTCTATCTAGAGGACTTCATCAGCGGTCACCTCTATATCGATGACGCCGCCATTATTTATCAGCACGCCCGGGTCTTTGAACAGTTGAAGAATGCGTCGCTCAGTGCCGACGAATCACATCAGCTAATCAGAAGAATCGCTGATGAGCTGTGGACACCGCCCGGCGGCTGAACCACGCCCGTCAGGCACGGCCTGGTTCGCAGCTCGGCGGGACGGTTGGCAACCGAGAGGTCCGAGGTCCGCGCCACCTCGACACACGCCCCATTCGTCATCGACCGGCAACTCTTTTTCCAGTGAAGTTCATTTGAGTCAGTCATCATAATCCCTTCTTTATGCATGCTTCACTGATCGGCTTTAACCGATTTAATTTCAATATGAGCGAACACATTAACGTATACTGGAAGACCCACAGAGCGCGCTCGCCATGTTTGCAACCTAGGGCATTCGGCGAAGACGAACAACGTAATCGCGGAAGATCACCTTTGTCCCGTTCCAGGCCGGAACGGGCGACCTGGAAATCCACTGGCGTCGGCCAATTTATGATGCTCCTAGTAATTCGGCCCGATGTAGCACGTGCTTCATGGCTGCAGGTAGCGGCGACAACGGCCAAGAGGAGGTTGTCACCGACTTTGCGCCTGGCTTTCGAATCGAAGCTGCGATTCTTGTCGTGCAACTATCTCTTCTGCTATCGCCCTGCCTGAGGCATAATGAGCTTTCGCCACACGTCTCCCAGGAGAGGCGGCCGACAGGTGAGCACCCGGACCGGTCGAAGCATTCGCCAGCGAAGAGCCGCCGCCGAACTCAAGCGATTGCGCGAACTCGCCCTCCTCACCGCCGACGAGGTCGCCCAGCGTCTCGGTTGGTCGGCGAGCAAGGTTTCCCGCGTCGAGAACGCCCGTATCCGGCTCAAGCCCAACGACGTCGAACGCCTTCTGGGGCTCTACGAGGTGGGCGGCGAGCAGCGCGAGACACTGATCTCACTCGTCGCGGAGGATGGACACAAGAAGTGGTGGGACGCTTACGCCGACATCCTTTCACCCGAGTTGCTGTCCTTGATCAGCTTTGAGGCGGAGGCCTCCACGGCTCTGAACTATGAACCCATGGTGATTCCCGGGCTCCTTCAGACCAGGGCCTACGCTCGTCGGGTGATCCACATGTGGCAGTCGATCACAAGCGTCCCGCCACCCGAACTCGAACGGCGGCTTGAGGTACGTCTGAACCGACAACGGGTCATCTCATCCAACGATCCACTGAAGCTGTCGGTCATCATCGATGAAGCGGTGCTCCGACGACAGATCGATGAACGCGCCGTGATGCGGGAACAGTTGCATCACCTTATCGACGCTTCTGAGCTACCCAATGTCAGGCTTCAGATACTTTCACTATCCGGACTCCACGTCAC
It encodes:
- a CDS encoding NAD(P)/FAD-dependent oxidoreductase, which produces MRVVVIGAGIVGAAVAAGLTRRGARVTVLEERFPGAGTTGASFGRVNANHADSDSYFTLTHAAVHAHHALGSDAFRPTGHLEWATGESVLAELNRRVERLRGRDYAVERITAERAIELEPGLAPRPEGTEYVLFSEEAHVFPARLLGRLLAEARAGGAEVETGVGVREVRSGAVGASVVLADGSVRTTDVVVSCAGHWTGLLLDVPMLDPWVPGADTNGFLATTTSLPTPLSRVLSTDRLNVRPDGGGRLLLRAPDLDAFADPALPAAHRIGAELLARLPEVLTGTEGAHIERVRVAQHAAPARGRTMAGFVDDAENVYAVVTRDGVTLAPLLADLVAGEVYGTESALLGPFRPGGDVLAFPMGITGEG
- a CDS encoding helix-turn-helix domain-containing protein — encoded protein: MSARSGRSVRQRRAAAELKRLRELALLTGDEVAQRLGWSASKVSRVENARIRLRTDDVRLLLSLYEVTDEQRGMLISLIEGDGNKRWWDAYTDILSSDLLTLISFEAEASSELNYEPMVMPGLLQTEAYARQVIYMWQSITTIPPPELERRLEVRLTRQRVISSGDPLKLSAIIDEAVLRRQIAEPSVMQEQLHHLMDASELPNVELRILPLSGLHATAAGPIISLGIPDFGDVVYLEDFISGHLYIDDAAIIYQHARVFEQLKNASLSADESHQLIRRIADELWTPPGG
- a CDS encoding DUF397 domain-containing protein, whose amino-acid sequence is MHKEGIMMTDSNELHWKKSCRSMTNGACVEVARTSDLSVANRPAELRTRPCLTGVVQPPGGVHSSSAILLIS
- a CDS encoding helix-turn-helix domain-containing protein, which encodes MSTRTGRSIRQRRAAAELKRLRELALLTADEVAQRLGWSASKVSRVENARIRLKPNDVERLLGLYEVGGEQRETLISLVAEDGHKKWWDAYADILSPELLSLISFEAEASTALNYEPMVIPGLLQTRAYARRVIHMWQSITSVPPPELERRLEVRLNRQRVISSNDPLKLSVIIDEAVLRRQIDERAVMREQLHHLIDASELPNVRLQILSLSGLHVTSAGPIMSLRIPEFGDVVYLENFTDGHLYIDDAALIYQHALVFEKLHEASLDPDESRQLIRRTVNELWASGER